The nucleotide sequence ATAGAGCATCTGTAGTAGACGTCAATATGCTTTTAATTACAGACGATCAATCTATTTATCGGCGTGAGTAGAATTTCTTGCTCAGATCAATATTTTCTCGAGTTTATTTTATAACAAATGCGAATACTTTGCTACGAAAAGGTCTCATCCTCCTTATTAAAAAAGATACGACACGTGTTACCCCGTGATTTCTGGAAAAAAGCATTCCCTTTCCTAGTTCCCTTCCCTTGCAGTGGCATCTTCGTAAATCTGGGAACTGTCCGTGTCTTATTATGTAATTAGCTCACCTTCCGAGAACTTAACTGCTCCCTATTCGACGACTTTACTGTATCTCTGCATCTTTCTCTGACTCGGTCTCTTTCTCCACCCCCATAACTAGTTTTATAGAAGGAATCTCGCCAGAAATCTCATTCAAGCCAACAATTTCTCAGATAAAGTAACTATCCGGTGGTTGCATCCTGGTGtgaattatttgttgatgaaaACGGGGACCAGAATGCCTTCCTGGAAAGAGAGGGAGAACAataagaggagagagaggagacgCCGAGCGATTGCTGCCAAGATCTACGCAGGTCTCCGTACCTATGGCCAATACAAGCTCCCTAAACACTGCGACAACAACGAGGTCCTCAAAGCTCTCTGCAACGAGGCCGGCTGGACTGTCGAAGAGGATGGCACCACCTACAGAAAGGTAAAGTCAAAATCGTCACCTCAACCCCGCGACTGGCGCTGCTTATTACTTTGTTACTGGTTCTGAATATTTCTTTGACTAAATGCATTATGAGTGGTGATAAGCTGCGCCGATGGTGTGGCAACAGATATAAAATATGGAATTGAGCTGATCGATGGattgtttgattgcttgtgGCTATGGCGTCTGTTAGATCTTACaagtttttgtttaatttttctttatgaAAATTAATTTTCCGGCGAAGCTTCACGGAACACAAGATCTTGTATTAGTGTATGATTCCATATGAACACGACGACCGTAACAGCTCAAAACTCGAGACGAATGACGCCAGAGGACTTAGTCATAGAACTAGCGAAAGGACTTCAATACCCCTCTCTATGTCACATGACCATACCGTAGATTGAACTTTCTGTTCGGGACCGTTTCTTTGTCTTCACCTTTTCAGAGACTTTTGCTTTCTCTACGCTGTTTTACGAATCTTTTGGTGATCACAACTTGCAAGTACTTCCTTTGTTTTCTTCCTCATTTTTTTGCTGGTAAAAATTTGCTCTGTCAACTATCAAATTCTTGTATTTTCTCtgaatctttaaaaaaaaaaaaaaaaccttttcagACCTCCAAAGCTATAAATTTTGTTCTTACAGAGACAATGAGGTCGCTTTGGACTTTTAGTGGGGAACTTTTTAATTTGATGTTTTGCTTTCAtcatttgatattttatttgtagTGGGCGGTGCTGTTTTAATTATCAATTGTCAGGAGCAGAGTAGATATGGAATTCTGGATgcacttttttttgaaaattctgAATTAAGTGATTGTGTTATTCTAATGAAGCATTAAAACGTGTGCAGAGTGTCTATTTAATTGAGGAACAACAGGAGATGTAGAGATGGATGGTGTGTCCGTTGGGTGCAAATATGTTGATAACGCCATTGTTAacttcttttaagttttaactggAGTTGTGGTTGGGTGACAATTAGATTATTGCCCAACATGACTTTTAAACTTCGTTGATTTGGCCTGTGGTAGTTGTTCAATCTTTTTATTTGGTGAGCAGAGCTTAGGATAAATTTCATCTCTACCTGATGACTTGAAGGGGTCAATAGGATACATTGTCATGGGATGAAATCTAAACAATCTTCTATTTTTATCAGTGCAAGATCGGATAAGAACTGGATTTCACTTATTCACTTAAGAACCCAGGTTTTTGCATGATTGACCAATTGGCAACATCAAATGTAGCAGTTCCAGATTCATGATTAATACATGACTATGATCATGTATCATGCAGTTGGAAAAGAAgaacaatatatatttattaagaaATGGTTACTTGGACTGGTGCGTTTAGCTTGCTCTATGGTGCTGTATAGGGATTTTTGGTGCTTGAGTACTTATTTCAGATTTTCGATTGTCTGATAGTTTTGTGCATACATTTCTTGTTTTAATACTTTAAAAGTTTTTCAACAATTATCTCTCTTTTAACTTAACCTGATCATCGTTTAGCATGGCTGCAGGGTTGCAAGCCTGTGGAACGAATGGACATAGTAGGAGGATCTACATCAGCTAGCCCGTGCTCTTCGTACCAACCAAGTCCATGTGCATCCTACAATCCAAGTCCACCTTCCTCTTCTTTCCCAAGCCCATCCCGTTACATATCCAATGCCAATGCCCTCATTCCATGGTTTAAGAACCTCTCTTCTAGCTCATCATCAGCCTCATCCAAAGACCCCTTCCACCTTTACATGCATGCAGGCTCTGCAAGTGCTCCAGTGACACCTCCATTGAGCTCCCCAACATGCAGAACTCCTCGTACCCAAAATGACTGGGAGGATGCAACTATAGGCCCAGCTTGGTCAGGACAGAACTATTCTATCATGCCCTCATCTACCCCACCTAGTCCTGGCCGCCAGGCCCTGCCTGATTCGGGATGGCTTGCTGGTCTCCGGATCCCCCAAAGTGGGCCATCATCTCCGACATTCAGCCTTGTCTCTCGAAATCCATTTGGCTtcaaagaggagcttttatcAGGTGCAGGCTCTCGAATGTGGAGTCCGATGCAAAGTGGTACATGCTCTCCAGCAATTGCTGCAGGTGTTGACAATACAGCAGATGTTCCGATGCCAGATGAGATTGTAGCCGAGTTTGCATTCGGCAGTAATACAACTGGCTTTGTGAAGCCTTGGGAGGGAGAGAGGATACATGAGGAATGCATATCTGATGATCTTGAGCTTACTCTTGGGAATTCAAAAACCAGGTAATTGACGATGTTACAAGGTTTGTGTTCGAATCTGTTTTAATACATtgtcttaaaaaatattttcttcttctatttatCCATGTGTACCAATACTTAGTTTTGGTAGCGCAGCTAGAGAGGTTTCTCGCAAGAAGTGAGAGAGATCCATTGATGAGCCTCTTGATTTGGCCTCTTTTATTGTGGAAAGTGCATGTTGATCATTCAGAATGTCGCTTCTGAGTTTGCAAGGCAGCTTAGTTAGAAGTACAGTGTGGAGGAGTACCtgtttttcactaatttcttctccttttcttttctttttctccaaaagagaacaaaaattttagaaattaagtTATATAAATCTAGCTCGTTGTGACTATGCCCCTCTTCAGTTcattcttccatttttttttctttttttttcttttccagatAGAATCTAGCTCGCAAAGCATTGATATTGTTTCCCAATGGATTGgtgtgattttgatttttgttttgattgagaGCGATTTGGCATGTCAAGATTTAATGCCCCTGAACTTCTGTTAATTTTCTCAAAAACTCATGTAACATATTCCAAATGATAATGATGAAACATATTCATTCTACCTGTGTCC is from Tripterygium wilfordii isolate XIE 37 chromosome 14, ASM1340144v1, whole genome shotgun sequence and encodes:
- the LOC120015164 gene encoding BES1/BZR1 homolog protein 4-like isoform X2; the encoded protein is MKTGTRMPSWKERENNKRRERRRRAIAAKIYAGLRTYGQYKLPKHCDNNEVLKALCNEAGWTVEEDGTTYRKGCKPVERMDIVGGSTSASPCSSYQPSPCASYNPSPPSSSFPSPSRYISNANALIPWFKNLSSSSSSASSKDPFHLYMHAGSASAPVTPPLSSPTCRTPRTQNDWEDATIGPAWSGQNYSIMPSSTPPSPGRQALPDSGWLAGLRIPQSGPSSPTFSLVSRNPFGFKEELLSGAGSRMWSPMQSGTCSPAIAAGVDNTADVPMPDEIVAEFAFGSNTTGFVKPWEGERIHEECISDDLELTLGNSKTR
- the LOC120015164 gene encoding BES1/BZR1 homolog protein 4-like isoform X1; translated protein: MKTGTRMPSWKERENNKRRERRRRAIAAKIYAGLRTYGQYKLPKHCDNNEVLKALCNEAGWTVEEDGTTYRKGCKPVERMDIVGGSTSASPCSSYQPSPCASYNPSPPSSSFPSPSRYISNANALIPWFKNLSSSSSSASSKDPFHLYMHAGSASAPVTPPLSSPTCRTPRTQNDWEDATIGPAWSGQNYSIMPSSTPPSPGRQALPDSGWLAGLRIPQSGPSSPTFSLVSRNPFGFKEELLSGAGSRMWSPMQSGTCSPAIAAGVDNTADVPMPDEIVAEFAFGSNTTGFVKPWEGERIHEECISDDLELTLGNSKTS
- the LOC120015164 gene encoding BES1/BZR1 homolog protein 4-like isoform X3, yielding MDIVGGSTSASPCSSYQPSPCASYNPSPPSSSFPSPSRYISNANALIPWFKNLSSSSSSASSKDPFHLYMHAGSASAPVTPPLSSPTCRTPRTQNDWEDATIGPAWSGQNYSIMPSSTPPSPGRQALPDSGWLAGLRIPQSGPSSPTFSLVSRNPFGFKEELLSGAGSRMWSPMQSGTCSPAIAAGVDNTADVPMPDEIVAEFAFGSNTTGFVKPWEGERIHEECISDDLELTLGNSKTS